One window of Ralstonia pickettii DTP0602 genomic DNA carries:
- a CDS encoding signal peptide protein: MTQLARSALCCAMALAALAAAGNAAGARAQAAPAPQALLLPAELSNVCEADPQALQLAMARHWRPSLNSLDQWTQLVRSFSCDLSGQRDLGWHRVPLRAYESAIRYPLTWVEVETRDGRTRRKVKTYYSAAQLPPKIDFWVGGRIDEIRYDKRQRRIDARFPAAGSRGGSNGAASAAAAAQCAYTTLQFRQQNGLWLLSGVEPNLSPRC, from the coding sequence ATGACGCAACTGGCGCGCAGCGCGCTGTGCTGCGCCATGGCGCTCGCCGCGCTGGCCGCCGCGGGCAATGCCGCCGGCGCGCGCGCGCAGGCCGCACCCGCCCCGCAGGCGCTGCTGCTGCCGGCGGAACTGAGCAATGTGTGCGAGGCCGACCCGCAGGCGCTGCAACTGGCCATGGCGCGCCACTGGCGTCCGTCACTGAATTCGCTCGACCAGTGGACGCAGCTGGTGCGCTCGTTCTCGTGCGACCTGTCCGGCCAGCGCGACCTGGGCTGGCACCGCGTGCCGCTGCGCGCCTATGAGAGCGCGATCCGCTATCCGCTGACCTGGGTCGAGGTGGAAACGCGCGACGGCCGCACCCGCCGCAAGGTCAAGACGTACTACTCGGCCGCGCAGCTGCCGCCGAAGATCGATTTCTGGGTGGGCGGGCGCATCGACGAGATCCGCTACGACAAGCGCCAGCGCCGCATCGATGCGCGCTTCCCGGCCGCGGGCAGCCGCGGCGGCAGCAACGGCGCGGCCAGCGCCGCGGCGGCCGCGCAATGCGCCTACACCACGCTGCAATTCCGGCAACAGAACGGCCTGTGGCTGCTGTCCGGAGTGGAACCTAATCTTTCGCCGCGCTGCTGA
- a CDS encoding 1-acyl-sn-glycerol-3-phosphate acyltransferase (K00655: plsC; 1-acyl-sn-glycerol-3-phosphate acyltransferase [EC:2.3.1.51]), which produces MTFLRSLLFALYLLVLTPPYACACFLVFPFMNADQRFRFVRGWPRMVIRAARGICGIDYRIEGHEHMDRMLDKPVVLLSKHQSAWETVAYVALMPKPLCFVFKRELLLVPFFGWALGMLKMVHINRKEGTRAFASAVRQGRERLAEGAWIIMFPEGTRTRSGEERPRYKSGGARLAVETGAWVLPMAVNSGRMWPRNSFLKYPGTVTISVGPPIASANKTADQLNQEVAAWIERDMRRIDAESYRSELRSEPAA; this is translated from the coding sequence ATGACGTTTCTCCGTTCCCTGTTGTTTGCGCTGTACCTGCTGGTGCTGACGCCGCCCTACGCGTGCGCCTGCTTCCTGGTGTTCCCCTTCATGAATGCCGACCAGCGCTTCCGCTTCGTGCGCGGCTGGCCGCGGATGGTGATCCGGGCCGCGCGCGGCATCTGCGGCATCGATTACCGCATCGAAGGGCATGAGCATATGGACCGCATGCTCGACAAGCCGGTGGTGCTGCTGTCCAAGCACCAGTCGGCCTGGGAGACGGTAGCCTACGTGGCGCTGATGCCCAAGCCGCTGTGCTTCGTGTTCAAGCGCGAGCTGCTGCTGGTGCCGTTCTTCGGCTGGGCGCTGGGCATGCTGAAGATGGTCCATATCAACCGCAAGGAAGGCACGCGCGCCTTTGCCTCGGCCGTGCGCCAGGGCCGCGAGCGGCTCGCCGAAGGCGCCTGGATCATCATGTTCCCGGAGGGCACGCGCACGCGGTCGGGCGAGGAAAGGCCGCGCTACAAGAGCGGCGGCGCGCGCCTGGCAGTGGAAACCGGTGCCTGGGTGCTGCCGATGGCCGTCAACTCGGGCCGCATGTGGCCGCGCAATTCGTTCCTGAAGTATCCGGGCACGGTGACGATCTCGGTCGGCCCGCCGATCGCCTCGGCCAACAAGACCGCCGACCAGCTCAACCAGGAAGTCGCGGCATGGATCGAGCGCGACATGCGCCGCATCGACGCCGAGAGCTACCGTAGCGAACTCCGGAGCGAGCCAGCCGCATGA
- a CDS encoding metal-dependent hydrolase (K07043: K07043), with the protein MKLLRPATDADGAQLELPLAETAHAPQPAAPLAQEPPQLTAWPVPQPNARLLHIGERPLHYTLKRSSRRTIGFTIDDRGLSITAPRWVTLADIESAILEKQRWIFNKMGEWRHRESRRILPTVQWRDGASLPFLGQPLTLALESPIGGLLFDADRRMLHLALPGHADEQQIKDRVQGWLQQQARRLLPERLEVYADKLGVRHSGFALTSAATRWGSCTADGKIRLNWRLMHFPLSMIDYVAAHELAHLKEMNHGPRFWETVESIFPEFRDARAQLRAHPPELLPTF; encoded by the coding sequence ATGAAGCTGCTGCGCCCCGCCACCGACGCCGACGGCGCACAGCTGGAGCTGCCGCTGGCGGAAACCGCCCACGCGCCGCAGCCTGCTGCCCCGCTCGCCCAGGAACCGCCGCAACTGACCGCCTGGCCGGTGCCGCAACCCAACGCGCGCCTGCTGCATATCGGCGAGCGCCCGCTGCACTACACGCTCAAGCGCTCGTCGCGCCGCACCATCGGCTTCACCATCGACGACCGCGGGCTGTCGATCACCGCGCCGCGCTGGGTCACGCTGGCCGACATCGAATCGGCCATCCTGGAAAAGCAGCGCTGGATCTTCAACAAGATGGGCGAGTGGCGCCACCGCGAGTCGCGCCGCATCCTGCCCACGGTGCAGTGGCGCGACGGCGCCAGCCTGCCCTTCCTCGGGCAGCCGCTGACGCTGGCGCTGGAATCGCCGATCGGCGGGCTGCTGTTCGACGCCGACCGCCGCATGCTGCACCTGGCACTGCCCGGGCATGCCGACGAGCAGCAGATCAAGGACCGCGTGCAGGGCTGGCTGCAGCAGCAGGCGCGCCGGCTGCTGCCCGAGCGGCTGGAGGTCTATGCCGACAAGCTCGGCGTACGTCATTCCGGCTTTGCACTGACCTCGGCCGCGACGCGCTGGGGCAGTTGCACCGCGGATGGCAAGATCCGGCTGAACTGGCGGCTGATGCATTTCCCGCTGTCGATGATCGACTACGTTGCGGCGCACGAGCTGGCGCACCTGAAAGAGATGAACCACGGGCCGCGTTTCTGGGAGACCGTGGAATCGATCTTCCCGGAGTTCCGCGACGCGCGGGCGCAACTGCGTGCGCATCCGCCCGAGCTGTTGCCGACATTCTGA
- a CDS encoding glycyl-tRNA synthetase subunit alpha (K01878: glyQ; glycyl-tRNA synthetase alpha chain [EC:6.1.1.14]), giving the protein MLTFQQMILTLQAYWDRQGCALLQPIDLEVGAGTSHVHTFLRAIGPEPWRAAYVQPSRRPKDGRYGENPNRLQHYYQYQVVLKPAPENILELYLGSLEALGLDLKQNDIRFVEDDWENPTLGAWGLGWEVWLNGMEVTQFTYFQQVGGIDCKPITGEITYGIERLAMYLQKVENVYDLVWTEWVENGETRRLTYGDVYHQNEVEQSTYNFEHSNTEILFRHFAEHEGEAKRLMGNGEGGEEGQAASGTRLALPAYEQVLKAAHTFNLLDARGAISVTERAAYIGRIRNLSRAVAQAYYDSREALGFPMCGGNRANGGAKA; this is encoded by the coding sequence ATGCTGACCTTCCAACAAATGATTCTGACCCTGCAGGCCTACTGGGACCGGCAGGGCTGCGCGCTGTTGCAACCCATCGATCTGGAGGTCGGCGCCGGGACTTCGCACGTGCACACCTTCCTGCGCGCGATCGGCCCCGAGCCGTGGCGTGCCGCCTACGTGCAGCCGTCGCGCCGCCCGAAGGACGGGCGCTATGGCGAGAACCCCAACCGCCTGCAGCACTACTACCAGTACCAGGTGGTGCTCAAGCCCGCGCCGGAGAACATCCTGGAGCTGTACCTGGGCTCGCTCGAGGCGCTGGGCCTGGACCTGAAGCAGAACGACATCCGCTTCGTCGAGGACGACTGGGAGAACCCCACGCTGGGCGCCTGGGGCCTGGGCTGGGAAGTCTGGCTCAACGGCATGGAAGTGACCCAGTTCACCTACTTCCAGCAGGTCGGCGGCATCGACTGCAAGCCCATCACCGGCGAAATCACCTACGGCATCGAGCGCCTGGCGATGTACCTGCAGAAGGTCGAGAACGTCTACGACCTGGTCTGGACCGAATGGGTCGAGAACGGCGAGACGCGCCGCCTTACGTACGGCGACGTGTACCACCAGAACGAGGTCGAGCAGTCGACCTACAACTTCGAGCACAGCAATACCGAAATCCTGTTCCGCCATTTCGCCGAGCACGAAGGCGAGGCCAAGCGCCTGATGGGCAATGGCGAAGGCGGCGAGGAAGGCCAGGCCGCGTCCGGCACGCGCCTGGCGCTGCCCGCCTACGAGCAGGTGCTCAAGGCCGCGCACACCTTCAACCTGCTGGATGCGCGCGGCGCGATCTCGGTGACCGAGCGTGCGGCGTATATCGGCCGCATCCGCAACCTGTCGCGCGCGGTGGCGCAGGCCTACTACGACTCGCGCGAAGCCCTCGGCTTTCCGATGTGTGGCGGCAACAGGGCCAACGGCGGAGCCAAGGCATGA
- a CDS encoding D,D-heptose 1,7-bisphosphate phosphatase (K03273: gmhB; D-glycero-D-manno-heptose 1,7-bisphosphate phosphatase [EC:3.1.3.82 3.1.3.83]), producing MPQTPPKFVILDRDGVINLDSDQFIKTPDEWVPIDGSLEAVAALNQAGFRVVIASNQSGIGRGLFEMSALNAMHEKMHTSLARVGGRVDAVFFCPHTAADGCDCRKPKPGMLEEISERFGIELRGVPIVGDSLRDLEAGVAIGCAPHLVLSGKGRKTLDKGGLPPGTRVHDDLRAFARWLTGNDGAERPPAQNAG from the coding sequence ATGCCGCAGACGCCGCCCAAGTTCGTCATCCTGGACCGCGACGGGGTGATCAACCTCGACAGCGACCAGTTCATCAAGACGCCCGATGAATGGGTGCCCATCGACGGCAGCCTGGAAGCCGTCGCCGCGCTCAACCAGGCCGGCTTTCGCGTGGTGATCGCCAGCAACCAGTCCGGCATCGGCCGCGGGCTGTTCGAGATGAGCGCGCTCAACGCCATGCACGAGAAGATGCACACCTCGCTCGCGCGCGTGGGCGGGCGTGTCGACGCGGTGTTTTTCTGCCCGCATACGGCGGCCGACGGCTGCGACTGCCGCAAGCCCAAGCCGGGCATGCTCGAGGAGATCAGCGAGCGCTTCGGCATCGAGCTCCGGGGCGTGCCGATCGTGGGCGATTCGCTGCGCGACCTGGAAGCCGGCGTCGCGATCGGCTGCGCACCGCACCTGGTGCTCAGCGGCAAGGGCCGCAAGACCCTCGACAAGGGCGGCCTGCCGCCCGGCACGCGGGTGCATGACGACCTGCGCGCGTTCGCGCGCTGGCTGACCGGCAACGACGGCGCCGAGCGCCCGCCCGCACAGAACGCCGGCTGA
- a CDS encoding glycyl-tRNA synthetase subunit beta (K01879: glyS; glycyl-tRNA synthetase beta chain [EC:6.1.1.14]): MSQPMTDSLLIELFTEELPPKALARLGDAFAQGLFAGLGERDLLETGATVTPFATPRRLAALVSGVRRNAPDREQREKVLPLSVALGANGEPTPPLAKKLAALAKSVGVAEIDWQSLERASDGKAEAFFYRYTARGAELAAGLQAALEDTIAKLPIPKVMSYQRPDGNTVNFVRPAHSLIALFGSEILPVSVLGLQASNLTQGHRFLSHGAIEIAHANDYARQLESAGRVVASYAERRERMRTALLAEAGADQVIMPESLLDEVNSLVEWPVVYACHFEEAFLAVPQECLILTMQTNQKYFALTDADGHLRNRFLIVSNLATETPQSIITGNERVVRPRLADAKFFFDQDRKKTLASRVPQLASVVYHNKIGTQLDRVQRLQQIAGHIADALNAAGVPTDKAAAMRGAELAKADLLTDMVGEFPELQGTMGTYYARHDDEAEDVALACSEHYRPRFAGDALPEGAVSTAVALADKLETLVGIWGIGLQPTGEKDPFALRRHALGILRMLIEKPLALSMASLLALTQQSFAGVAAVKPAPEAITDFLYDRVRGYLKDKGYTTNEVEAVVSLRPDTLHDILGRMEAVRTFAALPEAEALAAANKRITNILRKNTEPVGAVNPALLQEEAEGVLHAAIERVRPAVEAAFASGDFTAALRDLAQLREAVDRFFDDVMVMAEDAQLRANRLALLASLHTLANRVADISKLAA; the protein is encoded by the coding sequence ATGTCGCAACCCATGACCGACTCGCTGCTGATCGAACTGTTCACCGAAGAGCTGCCTCCCAAGGCGCTGGCGCGTCTGGGCGACGCCTTCGCGCAGGGCCTGTTCGCAGGCCTGGGCGAGCGCGACTTGCTTGAGACGGGCGCCACCGTGACGCCGTTCGCCACGCCGCGCCGGCTGGCCGCGCTGGTTTCCGGCGTGCGCCGCAACGCGCCGGACCGCGAGCAGCGCGAGAAGGTCCTGCCGCTATCGGTAGCACTCGGCGCCAACGGCGAGCCCACCCCGCCGCTGGCCAAGAAACTGGCCGCGCTGGCCAAGTCCGTCGGCGTGGCCGAGATCGACTGGCAGTCGCTGGAGCGCGCCTCCGACGGCAAGGCCGAGGCCTTCTTCTACCGCTACACCGCGCGCGGCGCCGAGCTGGCCGCCGGGCTGCAGGCGGCGCTGGAAGACACCATCGCCAAACTGCCGATCCCCAAGGTAATGAGCTACCAGCGCCCGGACGGCAACACGGTGAATTTCGTGCGCCCGGCGCACAGCCTGATCGCGCTGTTCGGCAGCGAGATCCTGCCGGTGTCGGTGCTGGGCCTGCAGGCGAGCAACCTGACCCAGGGCCACCGCTTCCTGTCGCATGGCGCGATCGAGATCGCCCATGCCAACGACTATGCCAGGCAGCTCGAGTCCGCCGGCCGCGTGGTCGCCAGTTATGCCGAGCGCCGCGAGCGCATGCGCACCGCGCTGCTGGCCGAAGCCGGCGCCGACCAGGTGATCATGCCCGAGTCGCTGCTGGACGAGGTCAATTCGCTGGTGGAATGGCCGGTGGTCTACGCCTGCCATTTCGAGGAAGCCTTCCTGGCAGTGCCGCAGGAATGCCTGATCCTGACCATGCAGACCAACCAGAAGTACTTTGCGCTGACCGATGCCGACGGGCACCTGCGCAACCGCTTCCTGATCGTGTCCAACCTGGCCACCGAGACGCCGCAGTCGATCATCACCGGCAACGAGCGCGTGGTGCGCCCGCGCCTGGCCGACGCCAAGTTCTTCTTCGACCAGGACCGCAAGAAGACGCTCGCCTCGCGCGTGCCGCAACTGGCCAGCGTGGTCTACCACAACAAGATCGGCACGCAGCTGGATCGGGTGCAGCGCCTGCAGCAGATCGCCGGCCATATCGCCGACGCGCTCAACGCTGCCGGCGTGCCGACCGACAAGGCCGCCGCGATGCGCGGCGCCGAGCTGGCCAAGGCCGACCTGCTGACCGACATGGTCGGCGAGTTCCCCGAGCTGCAGGGCACCATGGGCACCTATTACGCCCGCCACGACGACGAAGCCGAAGACGTGGCGCTGGCCTGCTCCGAACACTACCGCCCCCGCTTTGCCGGCGACGCGCTGCCCGAGGGCGCCGTCAGCACCGCCGTGGCGCTGGCCGACAAGCTCGAAACCCTGGTCGGGATCTGGGGCATCGGCCTGCAGCCCACCGGCGAGAAAGACCCATTCGCGCTGCGCCGCCACGCGCTGGGCATCCTGCGCATGCTGATCGAGAAGCCGCTGGCGCTGTCGATGGCCTCGCTGCTGGCGCTGACGCAGCAGTCCTTTGCCGGCGTCGCCGCGGTCAAGCCGGCGCCCGAGGCCATCACCGACTTCCTGTACGACCGCGTGCGCGGCTACCTGAAGGACAAGGGCTACACCACCAACGAGGTCGAGGCCGTGGTCAGCCTGCGCCCCGACACGCTGCACGACATCCTCGGCCGCATGGAAGCGGTGCGAACCTTTGCCGCGCTGCCCGAGGCCGAAGCCCTGGCCGCCGCCAACAAGCGCATCACCAACATCCTGCGCAAGAACACCGAGCCGGTCGGCGCGGTCAACCCGGCGCTGCTCCAGGAAGAGGCTGAAGGCGTGCTGCATGCCGCCATCGAGCGCGTGCGGCCGGCGGTGGAAGCTGCCTTTGCCAGCGGCGACTTCACCGCCGCGCTGCGCGACCTGGCGCAGCTGCGCGAAGCGGTCGACCGCTTCTTCGACGACGTGATGGTGATGGCAGAGGACGCGCAGCTGCGCGCCAACCGCCTGGCGCTGCTGGCCTCGCTGCATACGCTGGCCAACCGCGTGGCCGACATCTCCAAGCTGGCCGCCTGA